Proteins encoded within one genomic window of Pseudomonadota bacterium:
- a CDS encoding PTS sugar transporter subunit IIC, whose translation MEGQPASAMTNPASPPLPPALLSLLERLGRQRHLIALRDGIISAVPIILVGSTFLLLGAQKDVCRFIDAHGVPGFLQWAPIAWYMTNADVLLVPYRLTMALLSLYVVCTVAGSLARQYSLPVMPSCAGALATFLMTAAPQMAAIDGKNARVVVMEDLGPAGLFLAIACALGSVELARVIIRPKPSEGTAGAEGDVDAQGVPRAVGDAFRSFLPMLISVTLVWYVRHCLGVNLRQELVWALAPLEALGDSLACVLVVNLVLHLLQFAGVHGVSVINALFLTFWTQWLVANSDAHLAGQPLPYITAYPFYQWFVWIGGAGATLPAVLLLLRARHPHARAMARLALVPSLFNVNEPFIFGLPVVLSPVFAVPFIAAPVACAGVAWLALRFGLVARPFIEVPWVLPCFLGAPLSTGDWRALVLLAVNMALSALIWWPFLRAWQASLEIGGASSPATVASVTQD comes from the coding sequence ATGGAGGGCCAACCTGCAAGCGCCATGACGAACCCCGCTTCTCCTCCGCTGCCCCCGGCACTCCTGTCGCTGCTCGAGCGACTGGGCCGCCAGCGCCATCTGATCGCGCTGCGCGACGGCATCATCTCGGCCGTGCCCATCATTCTCGTGGGCAGCACCTTCCTGCTGCTCGGCGCCCAGAAGGATGTGTGCCGCTTCATCGACGCCCACGGTGTCCCGGGCTTCCTGCAGTGGGCGCCGATCGCGTGGTACATGACGAACGCTGACGTGCTCCTCGTCCCCTATCGGCTGACCATGGCGCTGCTCAGCCTGTACGTGGTCTGCACGGTTGCGGGGAGCCTGGCGCGGCAGTACAGCCTGCCTGTCATGCCATCATGCGCTGGGGCGCTGGCCACGTTCCTCATGACGGCCGCTCCCCAGATGGCGGCGATCGACGGGAAGAATGCCCGCGTGGTCGTCATGGAGGACCTCGGTCCCGCGGGCCTCTTCCTGGCCATCGCCTGCGCCCTCGGGTCGGTGGAGCTCGCTCGCGTCATCATCCGCCCGAAGCCCTCGGAAGGCACGGCGGGAGCAGAGGGCGACGTCGACGCCCAGGGCGTGCCACGTGCTGTTGGCGATGCGTTTCGAAGCTTTCTCCCCATGCTCATCTCGGTGACGCTGGTCTGGTATGTGCGCCACTGCCTGGGCGTCAATCTTCGCCAGGAGCTGGTCTGGGCGCTCGCGCCCCTCGAGGCGCTTGGTGACTCCCTCGCCTGCGTGCTCGTTGTCAACCTCGTGCTCCACCTGCTGCAGTTTGCCGGCGTGCACGGGGTCTCGGTGATCAACGCCCTCTTCCTCACGTTCTGGACGCAGTGGCTCGTGGCCAACAGCGATGCGCATCTTGCCGGCCAGCCCTTGCCCTACATCACCGCCTACCCGTTCTATCAGTGGTTCGTCTGGATCGGGGGGGCCGGCGCCACGCTGCCGGCCGTCCTCCTCCTGCTTCGCGCGCGCCATCCCCATGCGCGCGCCATGGCGCGCCTCGCCCTTGTGCCGTCCCTCTTCAATGTGAACGAGCCCTTCATCTTCGGTCTTCCCGTGGTTCTCAGCCCGGTGTTCGCGGTTCCCTTCATCGCCGCGCCCGTGGCGTGCGCGGGTGTGGCGTGGCTGGCGCTGCGGTTCGGCCTGGTGGCCCGCCCATTCATCGAGGTGCCGTGGGTCCTGCCGTGCTTCCTGGGCGCTCCCCTCTCGACTGGAGACTGGCGCGCCCTTGTGCTGCTCGCGGTGAACATGGCGCTCAGCGCGCTCATCTGGTGGCCTTTCCTGCGCGCCTGGCAGGCGAGCCTCGAGATCGGCGGGGCGTCCAGCCCTGCCACGGTTGCGTCGGTCACGCAGGACTGA
- a CDS encoding S1 RNA-binding domain-containing protein gives MSTPTTHAPGAGVATAVRPLFDEQPNDESTPHDASSDSEGAQTGPEVSIRDEAEIVRVLSQEINANIEQVRATLTLLEDGATVPFIARYRKEVTQNLNEVQIRLLNERRRYFSDLLARRATIVSTIESQGLLTAELRASIEGCLERTRLEDLYLPYRPKRRTRAMVAVEKGLEPLARVVYQQSEHDTAVKLNEAADALISDEKGLANRDEVFAGVRDVIAEWIAEDADLRQIVRDLMFREGEVRSKVRSPRATEAAAEAPAEAGASDERARARAARAAQKAREREEALARYKIYHDFHESVRTIPSHRIMAIRRAAREEILTYSVEIDTERALQHLRPHLIVNLAGPHTIHVEAALVDAYNRLMKPSIETEVKQALRKQADNEAIRVFTENLENLLLTPPGGSLVVMGLDPGFRTGCKVAVVDTTGKLIDHATIYPTEPRNDERGAEKVLNSLIDRYGVGAIAIGNGTASRETHSFVRRMIAKRANSAGLFAMVVNEAGASVYSASDEAREEFPDLDVTVRGAVSIARRLQDPLAELVKIDPRSLGVGQYQHDIDQKRLRQALHDTVESCVNRVGVDLNTASVALLRYVAGIGEKVAQAIVKRRDDSGPFGKRNDLLSVTGIGPKTFEQAAGFLRIRDGAVALDNTGVHPESYAVVDAIARSLGIDVDLLIHTPEKLTQVNKETVTTETQVGGFTLSDILDELGKPGRDPREKFVVPEFREDVHRLEDLSTGMELEGTVTNVANFGAFVDIGVHQDGLVHVSELSHRFVQDPREVVRVGDIVKVRVLSVDHDRKRIALSMKAVGSPEMPVERPQQRREPVAPRPRPQHDRGFDGGHRGDERGETRTFSAPTPAPASAQVEAPSNYVPGSWKRSTASPTAAPSKARAKALKTTTAATKAVERTATETPSEVSERIRLLQERFNRNR, from the coding sequence ATGAGCACCCCCACCACACACGCGCCCGGGGCAGGCGTCGCGACGGCAGTCAGACCGTTGTTCGACGAGCAGCCCAACGATGAGTCGACCCCCCACGACGCATCGTCAGACAGCGAGGGCGCGCAGACCGGACCCGAGGTCTCCATTCGTGATGAAGCCGAGATCGTCCGGGTCCTCAGCCAGGAGATCAACGCAAACATCGAGCAGGTCCGCGCCACCCTCACCCTGCTCGAAGACGGCGCCACCGTGCCGTTCATCGCCCGCTACCGCAAAGAGGTCACCCAGAACCTCAACGAGGTGCAGATCCGGCTGCTCAACGAGCGTCGCCGCTACTTCAGCGACCTCCTTGCCCGCCGCGCCACCATCGTCAGCACCATCGAGTCGCAGGGCCTTCTCACCGCCGAGCTGCGCGCGTCCATCGAGGGCTGCCTCGAGCGCACGCGCCTCGAAGACCTCTACCTGCCCTACCGCCCGAAGCGCCGCACCCGCGCCATGGTCGCGGTCGAGAAGGGTCTCGAGCCGCTGGCCCGCGTGGTGTACCAGCAGAGCGAGCACGACACCGCAGTAAAGCTCAACGAGGCCGCTGACGCGCTCATCAGCGACGAGAAGGGCCTCGCCAATCGCGATGAGGTCTTCGCAGGGGTGCGCGACGTCATCGCCGAGTGGATCGCAGAAGACGCCGACCTGCGCCAGATCGTTCGCGACCTCATGTTCCGCGAGGGCGAGGTCCGCTCGAAGGTTCGGTCACCCCGTGCGACCGAAGCCGCCGCCGAGGCGCCCGCCGAGGCCGGCGCGAGCGACGAGCGCGCGCGCGCACGCGCAGCCCGCGCCGCGCAGAAGGCACGCGAGCGCGAAGAGGCGCTCGCCCGCTACAAGATCTATCACGACTTCCATGAGAGCGTGCGCACGATTCCCTCCCACCGCATCATGGCCATCCGCCGCGCCGCCCGCGAGGAGATCCTCACCTACAGCGTGGAGATCGACACCGAGCGCGCGCTCCAGCACCTGCGCCCCCATCTCATCGTCAACCTGGCGGGGCCGCACACCATCCACGTCGAGGCGGCGCTTGTCGACGCCTACAACCGCCTGATGAAGCCGTCGATCGAGACCGAGGTGAAGCAGGCGCTGCGCAAGCAGGCTGACAACGAAGCCATCCGCGTGTTCACCGAGAACCTCGAGAACCTGCTGCTCACGCCGCCGGGCGGCTCGCTCGTGGTGATGGGCCTCGACCCGGGCTTCCGCACGGGCTGCAAGGTGGCCGTGGTCGACACGACAGGCAAGCTCATCGATCACGCCACCATCTACCCGACTGAGCCGCGCAACGACGAGCGAGGCGCGGAGAAGGTGCTCAACAGCCTCATCGATCGATACGGCGTGGGTGCCATCGCCATCGGCAACGGCACCGCCTCGCGTGAGACGCACAGCTTCGTGCGCCGCATGATCGCCAAGCGCGCCAACAGCGCGGGCCTGTTCGCCATGGTGGTGAACGAGGCGGGCGCGTCGGTGTACTCGGCGTCCGACGAAGCGCGTGAGGAGTTCCCCGATCTCGACGTCACGGTGCGTGGCGCGGTCTCCATCGCACGGCGGCTCCAAGACCCCCTGGCCGAGCTGGTGAAGATCGACCCGCGCTCGCTCGGCGTTGGCCAGTACCAGCACGACATCGATCAGAAGCGCCTCCGTCAGGCGCTGCACGACACCGTCGAGTCTTGCGTGAATCGCGTCGGCGTCGACCTGAACACCGCATCTGTGGCGCTGCTGCGCTACGTCGCCGGCATCGGCGAGAAGGTGGCGCAGGCCATCGTGAAGCGTCGCGATGACAGCGGTCCCTTCGGGAAGCGCAACGATCTGCTCTCGGTCACCGGCATCGGCCCCAAGACCTTCGAGCAGGCGGCAGGCTTCCTGCGCATCCGGGACGGGGCCGTGGCCCTCGACAACACCGGCGTGCACCCCGAGTCGTACGCGGTGGTCGACGCCATCGCGCGCTCGCTCGGCATCGATGTCGACCTGCTGATCCACACCCCGGAGAAGCTCACCCAGGTCAACAAGGAGACGGTGACCACCGAGACCCAGGTCGGCGGCTTCACCCTCTCTGACATCCTCGACGAGCTGGGCAAGCCCGGCCGCGATCCTCGCGAGAAGTTCGTGGTTCCCGAGTTCCGCGAAGACGTGCACCGCCTGGAAGATCTGAGCACCGGCATGGAGCTTGAGGGCACCGTCACCAACGTGGCCAACTTCGGCGCCTTCGTCGACATCGGCGTGCATCAAGACGGTCTCGTCCACGTGTCTGAGCTCTCTCACCGATTTGTTCAAGACCCGCGCGAGGTCGTGCGGGTCGGTGACATCGTGAAGGTTCGGGTGCTCTCGGTCGATCACGACCGCAAGCGCATCGCCCTCTCGATGAAAGCGGTGGGCAGCCCCGAGATGCCGGTGGAGCGTCCGCAGCAGCGGCGCGAGCCGGTTGCCCCCCGTCCGCGACCCCAGCACGATCGCGGGTTCGACGGTGGCCATCGCGGCGACGAGCGTGGCGAGACCCGCACCTTCAGCGCGCCGACACCCGCGCCGGCTTCGGCTCAGGTCGAGGCGCCGAGCAACTATGTGCCCGGCAGCTGGAAGCGCTCGACCGCATCGCCGACCGCCGCCCCTTCAAAGGCGCGAGCCAAGGCCCTGAAGACCACCACCGCGGCAACCAAGGCCGTCGAGAGGACCGCCACGGAGACGCCCAGCGAGGTGTCGGAGCGCATCCGCCTGCTGCAGGAGCGCTTCAACCGCAACCGCTGA
- the hemE gene encoding uroporphyrinogen decarboxylase yields MSRQSSLSEALEGSPFIRACRRQPVDRTPVWFMRQAGRYMAEYRALREKHGMLELCRAPELACEVTLQPIRRFDLDASIIFADILLPLPALGVPFHFAAGEGPVIERPVRTADDVRGLRTFDPREALGYVLEAIRLTRAALPPHVPLIGFCGAPFTLASYMIEGGGSRTYINAKRMMYGAPDLWAHMMALLADMLGDFLVAQAEAGAQALQMFDSWVGALSPRDYARYVQPWSMRVLKRASAAGVPVIHFGTNTCEMLEEMRAAGGDVIGLDWR; encoded by the coding sequence ATGTCACGCCAATCGTCGCTTTCAGAAGCCCTCGAGGGAAGTCCGTTCATCCGCGCCTGCCGACGTCAGCCGGTCGACCGCACGCCCGTATGGTTCATGCGGCAGGCCGGTCGCTACATGGCCGAGTATCGCGCGCTGCGCGAGAAGCACGGCATGCTCGAGCTGTGTCGTGCTCCCGAGCTGGCGTGCGAGGTCACGCTCCAGCCCATCCGGCGCTTTGATCTCGATGCCTCGATCATCTTCGCCGACATCCTGCTGCCCCTGCCGGCGCTGGGGGTGCCCTTCCACTTCGCCGCCGGAGAGGGCCCGGTCATCGAACGCCCCGTGCGCACCGCTGATGACGTTCGCGGCCTGCGCACCTTCGATCCGCGAGAGGCGCTGGGCTATGTGCTCGAGGCCATCCGTCTGACGCGTGCGGCGCTCCCCCCGCACGTGCCCCTCATCGGCTTCTGCGGCGCGCCGTTCACGCTGGCCAGCTACATGATCGAGGGGGGCGGGTCGCGCACCTACATCAATGCCAAGCGCATGATGTACGGGGCGCCCGATCTATGGGCGCACATGATGGCGCTTCTCGCCGATATGCTCGGCGACTTCCTCGTGGCCCAGGCCGAGGCGGGGGCGCAGGCGCTTCAGATGTTCGACTCATGGGTGGGAGCACTCTCGCCGCGTGACTATGCGCGCTACGTGCAGCCCTGGTCGATGCGGGTGCTGAAGAGAGCCTCGGCGGCCGGTGTGCCGGTCATCCACTTCGGCACCAACACCTGCGAGATGCTCGAGGAGATGCGCGCGGCGGGCGGTGACGTCATCGGGCTCGACTGGCGG
- the nadC gene encoding carboxylating nicotinate-nucleotide diphosphorylase, whose translation MLLSAIDRIVQAALDEDLGTGDLTTLAVVPSHATARAVFVAKAEGVMSGLVASRRAFEVLDPRCVFSELLAEGASVSPGTQLAEVTGPARSILSGERVALNFVQRLSGVATATARVAALLEGSRTRLLDTRKTTPGMRALEKAAVRAGGGFNHRIGLFDAVMIKNNHLKFASPSEAIRRARASAPVTATVEVEVEDLEQLRDALTERPDIIAGRARVEVSGNVTAATLPGLLELGVDYISMGALTHSSPSLDISLRVTAD comes from the coding sequence ATGTTGCTTTCCGCCATCGACCGCATTGTACAGGCCGCGCTCGACGAAGATCTGGGCACGGGCGATCTCACCACGCTGGCCGTCGTGCCTTCTCACGCCACGGCGCGCGCCGTGTTCGTGGCGAAGGCCGAGGGGGTTATGTCTGGGCTTGTGGCGTCTCGTCGCGCCTTTGAGGTGCTCGACCCTCGATGCGTGTTCAGCGAGCTTCTTGCCGAAGGGGCCAGCGTGTCGCCGGGCACGCAGCTGGCTGAGGTGACAGGGCCTGCGCGGTCGATTCTGAGCGGCGAGCGCGTCGCGCTCAACTTCGTGCAGCGTCTGAGCGGAGTCGCCACGGCTACGGCGCGGGTGGCTGCCTTGCTCGAAGGGTCGCGCACGCGCCTGCTCGACACGCGCAAGACCACGCCCGGCATGCGGGCGCTCGAGAAGGCCGCGGTGCGCGCGGGCGGCGGCTTCAACCATCGCATCGGGCTGTTCGACGCGGTGATGATCAAGAACAACCATCTGAAGTTCGCCTCTCCGTCCGAGGCGATTCGTCGCGCGCGTGCGTCCGCGCCAGTGACGGCAACGGTAGAGGTCGAGGTCGAAGACCTCGAGCAGCTGCGCGACGCGCTCACCGAGCGACCCGACATCATCGCAGGTCGCGCGCGCGTCGAGGTGTCAGGCAACGTCACGGCCGCCACGCTGCCGGGCCTGCTCGAGCTGGGGGTCGACTACATCTCGATGGGGGCACTCACGCACTCGAGCCCCTCGCTCGACATCTCGCTGCGGGTCACGGCTGACTGA